The sequence AATTCGGCGCAGCGTTTGGCCGCCAGCACCGCGGCCACACGGGCGGTGTTGAGCACCTCACCTTTGCCCTGGCCAGGTTGGGTCAGCAGCCCGTAGGCCTGGGGACTCATGCGCACCGCGCCTTGCGCGATGGCGACACGATCGGATTCGGTCTTGTCGCCGACATCGACCATGCGAACCTGGCCGCTTTCGTCCAGGTGGCTCAGAGTGGGTAAGGTGTCAGGCATCTCAAAAACGGAAGATCAGAATAAGGGATGGCTCGAAGCCGCGCCGGCTGGCGCGCAGCCTTATGATAGACGAGCCCAGTCTAGGACGCGATAATCCCCGGCAAACTTGGCGGTGGCGCCTGTGTTTCACAGGATGTTCCGCGCCAACGGGCGCGCACAGGGGCAGGTTGCGTTCGAAAACCGGTGCAGCCAAGGTCGGGATGGCCGGATAGTCAACGTCGCACTCGTGCGGGATGCTGAGGGCATCTGGGATGGCAAACCTCCACGGGTCGATTTCTCACGGAAGTGGTTCCATCGGGAGGTTGTTTCATGGTTTTGAAGGACGCAGAGTTCGACAGTCTTTTGCCGCCCCTGAGGCTTGGCCGGCGCGGCTTTCTCGCCACCGGCCTGGCCGCCGGCTTTTCGTTGGCCGCCGGGCCGGCCGTGGCTCAGACGGCCATTACTACCGACAGCAAGGGCTTGGTGGCCGGGCCGGTCGACATCCCCACGACCGACGGCACAATGCCTGCCTATCGCGCTGCGCCGCAAGGCAAGAGCGATCTTCCCACGCTATTGGTGGTCTCGGAGATTTTCGGCGTACACGAATACATCCAGGACGTCTGCCGCCGCCTGGCGCACCAGGGATATCTGGCGATCGCGCCGAAGCTCTTTGCCCGTCAAGGCGATCCGTCCAAGCATGCCGATATGGCGTCTTTGCGCGCCGAGATCATCGACAAGGTGGCTGACGCACAGGTGATGGCCGATCTGGATGCCACGGCCACCTGGGCTGCCGCACATGGCGCAAACGCCTCCAGGCTGGGCATCCTGGGGTTCTGCTGGGGCGGGCGCATTGTCTGGCTCTATGCCGCGCACCGCCCAGGCTTGTTGGCAGGGGCGGCCTGGTATGGTCAGTTGGGTGGCGCAAGCACCGGGCTGAAGCCGCGGGCGGCACTGGACGTTGTACCCGCGCTCCAGGCTCCCGTGCTGGGCGCCTACGGTGGCAAGGACGCAGGTATTGCGCTGGCCGATGTGGACAAAATGAAGGTCGCGCTAGCCAAGGGCCCCCCAGCCGCTCAGAAGTCGCGCATCGATGTTTATCCCGATGCCCCGCACGCGTTTCATGCGGATTATCGGCCCAGCTTTCGCAAAGCCGAGGCCGAGCAGGCTTGGCGACGCATGCTGGACTGGTTCAAGCAGAACGGGCTCTGAGCTCAGCGTGCCGGCGCCTGCGGCAGGCCATCGGTGACTTCAGCGATGGCCTGCTTCATTTCGCCATAACCGATGGCCCGCTCGCGCTGGAAGCTGCCCAGCACGCCGGCGCAGCCATCCACGCTGGCCTGGCGCATCTGTTCCATCATCTGCCGACCCGTTTCCTGGCCCTGGGTAAATCGCGCCTTCAAGGCCGCAGTGTCGTAACGGTATTCCTGGGCGTAGCGTTTCAGGTTCACTTGCCAGTTGGATTCGTGCTGCAGCAGATCGGGTTGGGACGCGCCACACAGGCGGGCCGCGCCATTGGTGGCCCCGGCGGCCGCGACGACTTGTTCGAAGGTTGTCTGTCCGTCAGGAGCAGCCAGGGTTTGCGCCTGGGCCGATGACGTCAGGGCGGCCACTGCAATCCATAGGGCTCGCATGTTGGGATCCTCCGTCGCGTGTTCGCAACGTTTCATTATGACCATCCGTGGGCAGATCAGGGGTTGCAGCCCGGTTTGCAGACGTT comes from Bordetella holmesii ATCC 51541 and encodes:
- a CDS encoding dienelactone hydrolase family protein is translated as MVLKDAEFDSLLPPLRLGRRGFLATGLAAGFSLAAGPAVAQTAITTDSKGLVAGPVDIPTTDGTMPAYRAAPQGKSDLPTLLVVSEIFGVHEYIQDVCRRLAHQGYLAIAPKLFARQGDPSKHADMASLRAEIIDKVADAQVMADLDATATWAAAHGANASRLGILGFCWGGRIVWLYAAHRPGLLAGAAWYGQLGGASTGLKPRAALDVVPALQAPVLGAYGGKDAGIALADVDKMKVALAKGPPAAQKSRIDVYPDAPHAFHADYRPSFRKAEAEQAWRRMLDWFKQNGL
- a CDS encoding putative lipoprotein yields the protein MAALTSSAQAQTLAAPDGQTTFEQVVAAAGATNGAARLCGASQPDLLQHESNWQVNLKRYAQEYRYDTAALKARFTQGQETGRQMMEQMRQASVDGCAGVLGSFQRERAIGYGEMKQAIAEVTDGLPQAPAR